A single window of Candidatus Poribacteria bacterium DNA harbors:
- a CDS encoding proton-conducting transporter membrane subunit: KKLVAYSSIGHMGFVILGLAARNDTGITGAILQMFNHGVISAMLFLLVGVLYDRAHHREINGFGGLGSKMPIYTGITTVAFMASLGLPGLSGFVGEALSLLGAYEKFKFLTILSTIGIVVGAAYFLWTLQRVFLGNLNPKYEALPEINGREILTLVPLGILTIVLGVWPNFAINMFSESVTNLINVLNAI; this comes from the coding sequence TTAAGAAGTTGGTGGCGTATTCCAGTATCGGACACATGGGTTTCGTCATCTTAGGACTTGCCGCTCGGAATGACACCGGTATCACAGGCGCGATTCTCCAGATGTTTAACCACGGTGTCATCAGTGCAATGCTCTTTTTGCTTGTCGGTGTTCTCTATGATAGGGCGCACCATCGTGAAATTAACGGTTTCGGCGGCTTAGGGAGCAAAATGCCAATCTATACCGGCATTACGACCGTTGCGTTCATGGCATCTTTAGGACTCCCCGGCTTGAGCGGGTTTGTCGGGGAAGCACTCTCCTTACTCGGTGCCTACGAGAAATTCAAATTCTTGACCATCTTGTCCACAATCGGCATTGTCGTTGGTGCAGCATATTTCCTCTGGACGCTTCAAAGGGTTTTCTTAGGGAACCTCAACCCTAAATATGAAGCACTTCCAGAAATCAATGGACGTGAAATTCTGACTTTGGTCCCGCTTGGGATCTTAACAATTGTGCTCGGTGTCTGGCCCAACTTCGCCATTAATATGTTCAGTGAATCGGTTACCAATCTCATAAATGTCCTGAACGCGATATAG
- a CDS encoding NADH-quinone oxidoreductase subunit N, producing MQPLSNIESLLYFSPEILLVIFAVAVVLLDLVVKDKESVAVVYLSLVGLVCVFAAVLITHFSFRSPVSLFLGMIRLDEFSTFFKILLLLATAATVLFSLRSEELDARLKGEYYALLLAITLGMFLMASSTNLLMIFISLETVSLTSYILAGFLTHNPRSSEAAFKYITYGAVASGTMLFGLSFLFGMAGSGDLGQISVRLTELLASGEVAPLAVLIAITFVLAGVGYKIASVPFHMWSPDVYEGAPIPITAFLSVASKSAGFALFIRFFYSGFGSSELMQAVDWTLMLAIVSALTMTVGNLAALPQQNVKRLLAYSSIAHGGYLLMGGVLLTSEGIGAILFYLIVYLFMNLGAFYVVVLIANEEGTEMIDGYRGLAARAPLVAWAMAIFLFSLTGIPPFAGFFGKWLLFAAVLEQGYYWLALVGLLNSVVSLYYYARIVKAMFLEDSDEETTRVSFSTGTFALLSVFVIPTIFIGFLNIFYTFSNISVSVIPM from the coding sequence ATGCAACCCTTAAGCAACATTGAAAGCCTCCTTTATTTCAGCCCAGAAATTTTACTGGTAATTTTTGCCGTTGCTGTTGTTCTCCTCGATCTTGTTGTGAAGGATAAAGAAAGTGTCGCAGTCGTATACCTATCTCTTGTTGGTCTGGTATGTGTATTTGCTGCTGTCCTTATCACACACTTTTCCTTTAGAAGTCCTGTTTCCCTCTTTTTGGGAATGATCCGACTTGATGAATTTTCCACTTTTTTCAAGATTCTGCTGCTGCTTGCAACCGCCGCGACGGTTCTCTTTTCCCTCCGTTCTGAGGAACTTGACGCACGGTTAAAAGGCGAATACTACGCGCTTTTGTTAGCCATCACCCTCGGAATGTTCCTGATGGCATCGTCAACCAATTTGTTGATGATATTTATCTCGTTGGAGACGGTAAGTCTTACCTCCTATATTCTCGCTGGTTTCTTGACACATAACCCGCGTTCAAGTGAAGCCGCCTTCAAATACATCACGTATGGTGCGGTCGCATCTGGAACGATGCTCTTCGGGTTATCCTTCCTATTCGGGATGGCTGGCTCCGGCGACCTCGGTCAAATTAGTGTGCGACTCACGGAACTCCTCGCATCTGGAGAGGTGGCTCCCCTTGCCGTGTTGATTGCGATAACCTTCGTTCTTGCGGGTGTAGGTTATAAGATCGCCTCAGTGCCGTTCCACATGTGGTCCCCTGATGTTTACGAAGGGGCACCTATTCCGATAACCGCCTTTCTATCCGTGGCTTCAAAATCCGCAGGCTTTGCCCTGTTCATCAGGTTTTTCTATTCCGGGTTCGGCAGCTCCGAATTGATGCAAGCAGTTGACTGGACACTCATGTTGGCGATCGTCTCCGCTTTGACGATGACCGTAGGCAATCTTGCAGCATTACCACAGCAGAACGTAAAACGTTTGTTGGCATATTCGAGCATTGCCCACGGTGGTTACCTCTTGATGGGCGGTGTTCTGCTCACGTCTGAAGGTATCGGTGCGATCCTCTTCTATCTTATTGTTTACCTCTTTATGAACTTAGGCGCGTTCTATGTCGTTGTTCTGATTGCAAATGAGGAGGGAACCGAGATGATTGATGGATACCGCGGGCTTGCCGCGCGTGCACCGTTGGTCGCTTGGGCGATGGCAATTTTTCTTTTCTCACTGACTGGAATTCCACCCTTTGCCGGCTTCTTCGGAAAGTGGTTACTCTTTGCCGCTGTCCTTGAGCAAGGGTATTATTGGCTCGCACTTGTCGGTTTGCTCAACAGCGTCGTTTCACTTTACTATTATGCTCGCATTGTGAAAGCGATGTTTCTGGAGGATTCCGATGAGGAAACAACGCGTGTCTCCTTTTCTACGGGGACTTTTGCCCTCTTGAGCGTCTTTGTAATCCCAACGATCTTTATCGGGTTCCTAAATATCTTCTATACCTTTTCCAATATCTCAGTCTCGGTCATACCGATGTAG
- a CDS encoding thioredoxin domain-containing protein, which yields MHDTHKHTNRLIHETSPYLLQHAHNPVDWYPWGEEALERAKHEQKPILLSIGYSACHWCHVMERESFENEEIAAVMNELFINIKVDREERPDLDEIYMNAVQVMTRQGGWPMTVFLTPDLKPFYGGTYYPPTDRYGRPGFPKVMEAVAEAFNDKKVQVLEQADQLTAQLNQISNVVDPHEHELTEQLMQNAFQHYHSQFDSHHGGFGNAPKFPPSMGLPFLLRYWHHSGNAYALEMVELTLEKMARGGMYDQLGGGFHRYSTDAHWLVPHFEKMLYDNAQLVVAYFEAFQATQKPFYRDIATETLDYVLREMYDAENGGFYSTQDADSEGVEGKFFVWEPNDIEDIIGEENAEIFCEYYDITPQGNFEGENILHVQTPPDIFARKLQMDVEKLEALLTEGRQKLFEEREKRIKPGLDDKILTSWNGIMIRGMAMGYQLTGKPEYLEACKKSAEFVLTTLSQDNGLLLRTYRSGKSHLNAYLEDYSYFIAGLIALYEASFEQRWLTEAERLAHIMIDQFGDDAGDGFFFTGKAHETLIVQSKSAYDGATPSGASMAIHSLLRLAKHLDNSEFHDKAVETLKLYFHQMERMPTGSGQLLCELAFLLSTPKEIAIVGKKGDAKTEAMLTALHGTYQPNKIVALSESADGQTLPLLASKTQVDDTATAYVCENYTCQSPTTDVEAFLELL from the coding sequence ATGCACGATACCCACAAGCACACCAATCGTCTCATCCATGAAACAAGCCCTTATCTGCTCCAGCACGCGCACAATCCTGTTGACTGGTATCCGTGGGGAGAGGAAGCATTGGAACGCGCAAAGCATGAGCAGAAACCGATCCTTCTTAGTATCGGCTACTCCGCGTGTCACTGGTGCCATGTCATGGAACGCGAATCCTTTGAAAACGAGGAAATCGCCGCGGTCATGAACGAACTTTTCATCAACATCAAGGTCGATAGAGAAGAGCGTCCCGATTTAGATGAAATCTACATGAACGCCGTCCAAGTTATGACGCGTCAAGGTGGATGGCCCATGACAGTTTTCCTCACACCGGACCTCAAACCTTTCTACGGGGGAACCTATTATCCGCCCACCGATAGATACGGTAGACCCGGATTCCCGAAGGTGATGGAGGCTGTAGCAGAGGCGTTCAACGACAAGAAAGTACAAGTCTTAGAACAGGCGGATCAACTCACGGCACAACTCAACCAGATAAGCAACGTTGTCGATCCGCATGAGCATGAACTCACCGAACAACTCATGCAGAATGCTTTCCAACACTACCACTCCCAATTCGATTCACACCACGGTGGATTTGGCAATGCCCCCAAATTTCCACCCAGCATGGGATTGCCTTTCCTACTACGCTATTGGCATCATAGCGGCAATGCCTATGCTTTAGAGATGGTTGAACTCACGCTGGAGAAGATGGCGCGCGGTGGTATGTATGACCAACTCGGCGGCGGTTTCCACCGATACTCCACCGACGCACATTGGCTCGTCCCACACTTTGAAAAGATGCTTTACGACAACGCGCAACTCGTCGTCGCCTATTTTGAGGCGTTTCAAGCCACGCAAAAGCCGTTCTATCGCGACATCGCCACTGAGACGCTCGATTATGTTCTCCGCGAGATGTATGACGCAGAAAACGGAGGTTTCTATTCCACCCAAGATGCTGATAGCGAAGGTGTAGAGGGCAAGTTTTTTGTCTGGGAACCGAATGACATAGAAGACATCATCGGCGAGGAGAACGCCGAAATCTTCTGTGAGTATTACGACATTACACCACAAGGTAATTTTGAGGGAGAGAACATCCTCCACGTCCAAACGCCCCCTGACATCTTTGCTCGAAAGCTGCAAATGGATGTCGAAAAATTGGAGGCACTCCTCACAGAGGGGAGACAGAAACTGTTTGAAGAGAGAGAGAAGCGGATTAAACCGGGATTGGACGACAAAATCCTGACCAGTTGGAACGGTATCATGATACGCGGCATGGCGATGGGGTACCAACTCACTGGGAAACCTGAGTACCTTGAAGCATGCAAAAAATCCGCCGAATTTGTCTTGACGACGCTATCTCAAGACAACGGTCTGCTCCTACGTACCTACCGTTCAGGTAAAAGCCATCTCAACGCGTATCTTGAGGACTATTCCTATTTCATCGCTGGATTAATTGCACTCTACGAAGCGAGTTTTGAACAGCGATGGCTCACCGAAGCGGAACGCCTTGCACATATCATGATTGATCAGTTCGGAGATGATGCAGGCGACGGATTCTTCTTCACCGGTAAGGCGCACGAAACGCTGATCGTCCAATCCAAATCCGCTTACGACGGTGCCACGCCTTCCGGTGCCTCCATGGCAATTCACAGTCTATTGCGACTTGCCAAACACCTTGATAACTCCGAATTCCATGACAAAGCCGTTGAGACCTTGAAACTCTACTTTCATCAGATGGAGCGGATGCCAACAGGGTCAGGGCAGCTACTCTGTGAGTTAGCGTTCCTATTGTCTACTCCCAAGGAAATTGCCATTGTCGGTAAGAAAGGCGATGCGAAAACGGAGGCGATGTTAACAGCGTTGCACGGCACCTATCAGCCCAACAAAATTGTCGCTTTAAGCGAATCCGCTGATGGACAGACGTTGCCACTCCTCGCCAGTAAAACCCAAGTTGACGATACCGCAACGGCTTATGTCTGTGAGAATTACACCTGTCAATCCCCCACAACGGATGTTGAGGCGTTCTTAGAGCTCCTTTAA
- a CDS encoding AAA family ATPase: MTVKLKNIGILKQAEFSLGDLTIICGENNTGKTYTACALYGFLQSWHQFIRFPISDVQIQRALTKQVKIELEQVTDDMLTEASKKYTKQLDKIFAAPEGTFGKSEFHLVPDKIDIENKKFNSILTSLQNPAFIFAKGEGSKEAILAARIKGEQEREIDTDSVKSAIDSIIITDIFSDSFPRPFIASAERTGISTFRKELNFARSRLLKEMERADPQIDLREFLSKAYQRYPSPIETDVDFIGQLQDVAKSKSFIAKAHPEVLDDFTDIVGGTYAITQNDLLYYIPKGTRLRLTMDQSSSAVRSLLDLNFYLHCTAEKGDLLMVDKPELSLHPENQRRIARLFARLANLGVKVFVTTHSDYIIKELNTLIMLNHDKPHLKRIAEENGYQDSELINVEQIKVYIAEKALLPLEEGQKRRKRGHTLVPAKVHSRFGIGVSSFDKTIDDMNRIQDEIVWGEE; this comes from the coding sequence CTGACAGTAAAGTTAAAAAACATTGGAATCCTAAAGCAGGCAGAATTTTCGTTGGGAGACTTAACGATCATCTGCGGTGAAAATAACACTGGCAAGACTTATACTGCTTGTGCACTGTACGGCTTTTTACAGTCTTGGCATCAATTTATCCGTTTTCCAATTAGCGACGTACAGATCCAACGGGCACTTACAAAACAGGTTAAGATTGAGTTGGAGCAAGTAACCGATGATATGCTTACAGAAGCAAGCAAGAAATATACAAAACAATTGGATAAAATTTTTGCAGCACCTGAAGGGACATTCGGGAAGAGCGAATTCCATCTCGTGCCAGATAAGATTGACATAGAAAATAAAAAATTCAACAGCATACTCACAAGCCTCCAAAATCCGGCTTTTATATTTGCAAAGGGTGAAGGAAGCAAAGAAGCAATACTTGCTGCGCGGATAAAGGGAGAACAAGAAAGAGAAATTGATACAGATAGTGTAAAAAGTGCGATTGATTCTATTATTATCACTGATATTTTCTCCGACTCTTTTCCCAGACCCTTTATTGCTTCAGCTGAGCGCACGGGCATTTCAACTTTTCGGAAAGAACTCAACTTTGCTCGGAGCCGATTGCTTAAAGAGATGGAACGAGCAGATCCACAGATTGACCTACGGGAATTTCTATCCAAAGCGTATCAAAGGTACCCATCTCCCATAGAAACTGATGTTGATTTTATAGGTCAACTTCAAGATGTCGCTAAAAGCAAAAGTTTCATTGCCAAAGCACACCCTGAAGTCTTGGACGACTTTACAGATATTGTTGGTGGGACGTACGCTATTACACAAAACGATCTGCTCTACTATATTCCAAAAGGCACGAGATTAAGGTTGACAATGGACCAGAGTTCAAGTGCTGTCCGTTCACTTTTGGACCTTAATTTTTACCTCCACTGTACTGCTGAAAAAGGCGACCTACTTATGGTAGATAAACCTGAATTAAGCCTCCATCCAGAAAACCAACGTCGTATCGCCAGACTCTTTGCACGACTCGCGAATTTAGGTGTTAAAGTCTTTGTAACTACCCACAGCGATTACATTATCAAGGAATTGAATACGCTTATCATGCTCAACCACGATAAGCCGCACCTGAAAAGAATTGCTGAGGAAAACGGCTATCAGGACAGTGAGTTGATTAATGTCGAGCAGATCAAAGTATATATAGCGGAAAAAGCACTGTTGCCATTAGAAGAAGGACAAAAAAGACGTAAAAGAGGACATACACTCGTTCCGGCTAAGGTTCATTCAAGGTTTGGTATTGGAGTCAGCAGCTTTGACAAAACGATTGATGACATGAACAGAATTCAGGACGAAATCGTGTGGGGAGAAGAGTAA
- a CDS encoding phytanoyl-CoA dioxygenase family protein, with protein sequence MADTNEAAINLDWHPLSEEEIRHFDDTGYLIVRNVLDSDTIDELIEVSDRLMASDRRENRQQNFDGLYDSFRNSISIVKAFIPLLTQKTILPVVVQLLGAHLQLMTSHLIYKHPDPPGTPDTTRRPGWHRDYAMATTTHGNKVPRILLKCAYYFTDLSEPNSGVTLVAPGSNHLLERVPIPKGQTDPDGALEASLQPGDCLLFENRTFHAGAANLTDQIRKGVMFGYGYRWLMPMDYRTQEQTLLDKLTPLEQYLVGEPFTKTKEFIPSGSESPLAAWCEQHGAPAVRPVS encoded by the coding sequence ATGGCAGACACAAACGAAGCAGCAATTAACCTCGACTGGCACCCACTCTCAGAAGAAGAAATCCGACATTTTGATGACACAGGCTACCTCATCGTGCGGAATGTGCTGGACTCGGATACCATTGATGAACTTATTGAAGTAAGCGATCGGCTCATGGCGAGCGATCGGCGCGAGAACCGTCAACAAAATTTTGATGGGTTATACGACAGTTTCCGAAATAGCATCTCTATTGTCAAGGCCTTCATCCCGCTACTCACGCAAAAGACCATCCTCCCCGTTGTTGTCCAGCTGCTCGGTGCGCACTTGCAACTGATGACCTCACACCTGATATACAAACACCCAGATCCGCCCGGAACACCCGATACTACTCGTAGACCCGGTTGGCATCGCGATTACGCCATGGCAACGACAACACACGGCAACAAGGTGCCACGCATCTTGCTAAAATGTGCCTACTACTTCACCGATCTGAGTGAACCCAATTCCGGCGTAACGCTTGTCGCACCCGGTAGCAACCACCTACTGGAACGGGTTCCCATACCAAAAGGACAGACGGATCCAGATGGCGCACTTGAAGCGAGTTTACAACCCGGGGATTGCCTACTGTTTGAAAATCGTACTTTTCATGCAGGGGCTGCGAACTTAACGGACCAGATCCGTAAAGGTGTAATGTTCGGCTACGGATACCGGTGGTTGATGCCGATGGACTATCGGACACAGGAACAGACGTTGTTAGATAAACTCACGCCACTTGAGCAGTATTTGGTCGGTGAACCCTTCACGAAAACGAAAGAATTCATTCCCAGCGGCAGTGAAAGTCCCCTCGCAGCGTGGTGTGAGCAGCACGGCGCGCCAGCGGTGAGACCGGTTTCTTAG
- a CDS encoding phytanoyl-CoA dioxygenase family protein codes for MMTPEQRYLFDVTGYLHLKNALTDEELKAAQAAANEYINTPTEELPPGFDSSEKNLPNGFAFAKPLEALTLHRSTWPIIKELTNNKPQLFRGTMIADRAGVSESAEGLRLHCAREDFGWHCNRYEVRNGRIFCDDFVVFPYLYDVHPGDGGLLVVPGTHKTVFDRPEHLYSNGKIEDADDIPEGVVNVTPKAGDFVIISELLTHGALPWKPKDRYRCVLTLRYRPQHRGESRVSEEVRGRLSPETLELISRADHYHTKEIVKQDVVTLTEIN; via the coding sequence ATGATGACCCCTGAACAGCGTTACCTTTTTGATGTAACTGGATACCTCCACCTAAAGAATGCTCTAACTGATGAAGAACTGAAAGCAGCACAAGCAGCAGCGAACGAATACATCAATACGCCCACCGAAGAACTACCGCCCGGATTTGACTCCAGCGAAAAAAACCTCCCAAACGGCTTTGCCTTTGCGAAACCCTTAGAGGCACTCACACTGCATCGATCAACGTGGCCCATCATCAAGGAACTGACGAATAACAAACCGCAACTGTTTCGCGGAACAATGATTGCGGATCGAGCGGGTGTGTCGGAATCGGCGGAAGGACTTCGCCTACATTGCGCACGAGAAGATTTCGGCTGGCACTGCAACCGCTATGAGGTCCGAAATGGTCGCATCTTCTGCGATGATTTTGTCGTTTTTCCCTACCTATACGACGTACATCCTGGTGATGGTGGGTTGCTTGTCGTTCCCGGCACCCACAAAACGGTTTTCGATCGTCCTGAACACCTCTATAGCAATGGAAAAATCGAAGATGCCGATGATATTCCAGAAGGAGTGGTTAACGTCACACCGAAGGCAGGCGATTTCGTGATTATCTCTGAACTCTTGACGCACGGTGCGCTGCCTTGGAAACCGAAGGATCGGTATCGTTGCGTCCTGACCTTACGCTACAGACCGCAACACCGTGGTGAGAGTCGCGTGTCTGAAGAGGTGAGGGGACGGCTCTCGCCGGAAACTTTGGAACTGATTTCTCGGGCAGATCACTATCACACGAAAGAGATTGTTAAACAGGATGTCGTCACGTTGACGGAAATAAACTAA
- a CDS encoding type II toxin-antitoxin system HicB family antitoxin, whose translation MQSFKIIVERHEEGYVAYPLGLKGIVVGEGDTYEDAVADATAAIKFHIETFGIEALEIEEPVLDVFITEAGVTV comes from the coding sequence ATGCAATCGTTCAAAATTATCGTTGAAAGGCACGAGGAAGGCTATGTTGCCTACCCGCTCGGTCTGAAAGGTATTGTCGTAGGAGAGGGGGATACCTACGAGGATGCTGTCGCTGACGCGACCGCTGCAATTAAATTCCACATTGAAACATTTGGGATAGAGGCACTTGAAATTGAAGAACCAGTCTTAGATGTTTTCATAACGGAAGCAGGTGTTACCGTTTGA
- a CDS encoding type II toxin-antitoxin system HicA family toxin: MMRHFPVDVPKAKAIRTLEKLGFRVIREGNHISMVRENPDGSRTPLTMPNHRRIKGTTLRRICTQSGISRADFLEAYKQA, from the coding sequence TTGATGCGCCACTTTCCAGTTGATGTCCCGAAAGCTAAAGCGATTAGAACGTTGGAAAAGTTAGGCTTCCGTGTCATTCGTGAAGGAAATCATATTTCAATGGTACGGGAGAATCCAGATGGAAGCCGAACTCCATTAACTATGCCAAATCATCGTCGTATCAAAGGCACAACTTTACGCCGAATCTGCACCCAATCAGGAATTTCCAGAGCCGATTTTCTGGAGGCTTATAAACAAGCATAA
- a CDS encoding alcohol dehydrogenase catalytic domain-containing protein, which yields MSKTMRAIMCREPWDYRLEEVLMPEAGPGEVVIKVNACGVCASDIKCYTGAPLFWGDEHRQPYVEAPVIAGHEFIGEVVELGPGAGEKYKLEIGDRAIAEQIVPCWECRYCRTGKYWLCQVHNIYGFQPVVNGGMADYMKFPARSLVYKVPSDIPIANAAVVEPLACSIHAVQRGNIEFGDVVVVAGAGTLGLGMIGAAKLKNPGVLIAIDLMPNRLEVAKKLGADIGINPSETDAVQEVLDLTEGYGCDVYIEATGHPKAVEQGLHMIRKAGTFVEFSVMREPVTVDWTIIGDTKELNIHGSHLGPYAYPLAIDYIHRGLIEVEHIVTHQLPLEDYITGFEMVQKGSDSIKVQLVP from the coding sequence ATGTCGAAAACGATGCGTGCGATTATGTGTCGCGAACCGTGGGATTATCGTCTCGAAGAGGTCTTGATGCCGGAGGCAGGTCCCGGTGAAGTTGTTATTAAGGTAAACGCGTGCGGCGTTTGTGCCAGTGACATCAAGTGCTACACAGGCGCGCCACTTTTCTGGGGTGACGAACACCGTCAGCCGTATGTGGAGGCACCCGTTATCGCTGGACACGAATTCATCGGTGAAGTCGTAGAACTCGGTCCAGGAGCAGGCGAAAAATACAAACTTGAAATCGGTGATCGCGCTATTGCGGAGCAGATCGTTCCGTGTTGGGAGTGTCGGTATTGTCGAACGGGAAAGTATTGGCTCTGCCAAGTCCATAATATCTACGGGTTTCAACCGGTCGTCAACGGTGGGATGGCGGACTATATGAAATTTCCGGCACGCTCGCTTGTCTACAAAGTCCCTTCCGATATTCCGATAGCAAATGCGGCAGTAGTTGAACCGCTCGCTTGCTCCATTCACGCTGTCCAACGTGGCAACATTGAGTTTGGTGATGTTGTCGTAGTTGCGGGTGCAGGCACGCTTGGGCTTGGAATGATTGGCGCGGCGAAGTTGAAAAATCCGGGTGTGCTTATCGCTATTGACCTGATGCCGAACCGGTTAGAGGTTGCCAAGAAGTTGGGAGCAGATATCGGGATTAACCCATCAGAAACCGATGCTGTCCAAGAGGTGTTAGACCTCACGGAGGGCTACGGGTGCGATGTATATATTGAGGCAACAGGACATCCGAAGGCGGTTGAACAGGGGCTGCACATGATTCGGAAGGCAGGCACCTTCGTTGAATTCAGCGTCATGCGAGAGCCTGTCACCGTAGATTGGACAATCATCGGCGACACGAAAGAGTTGAATATCCACGGCTCACATTTGGGACCGTATGCGTATCCGTTGGCGATTGATTATATCCATCGTGGACTAATCGAGGTTGAGCATATCGTAACACATCAACTGCCGTTGGAGGACTATATTACAGGGTTTGAGATGGTTCAGAAAGGTTCGGATTCGATTAAGGTGCAGTTGGTTCCTTAA
- a CDS encoding tRNA methyltransferase, with protein sequence MKQLRGKPLKDFLKQAEPPEKELVFILQDVQDPINVGSAFRIADACRVKEVILTGISAQPPHPLVRKVGRGKHRRVKWRYTEQAADAIVSLKSDGYTSCALEVTAQSVRYDEVDYPDKICLIVGHEDHGVTKRTLAVCDMVIYLPMYGAGASLNVHVSLGIAAYHILHHI encoded by the coding sequence ATGAAGCAACTACGCGGCAAACCGCTCAAAGATTTTCTGAAGCAGGCGGAACCGCCAGAAAAAGAACTGGTTTTTATCCTACAAGACGTGCAAGACCCGATCAATGTCGGTTCGGCATTTCGGATAGCGGACGCGTGCCGCGTGAAAGAAGTGATCCTGACGGGTATCAGCGCGCAACCGCCGCATCCATTGGTGCGCAAAGTGGGACGAGGCAAGCACCGACGCGTAAAATGGCGGTATACAGAGCAGGCGGCAGATGCTATCGTATCACTCAAATCTGATGGTTACACGAGTTGCGCTTTAGAAGTCACCGCACAGTCAGTTCGCTATGATGAGGTAGACTATCCCGATAAAATCTGTCTCATCGTGGGACACGAGGACCACGGCGTAACGAAGCGGACGCTTGCCGTCTGCGATATGGTAATTTATCTTCCGATGTATGGAGCCGGAGCATCCCTAAACGTCCACGTCTCACTCGGTATCGCCGCTTATCACATCTTGCACCACATTTAA
- a CDS encoding aldo/keto reductase, with product MEYLTYGKTGLEISRLCFGAGHLNNTCDSYEAGGKLMLKALDEGITFWDTAEGYGSQPHLGEAVRHIYRHEVVIQTKTGAKDYEGASASIARSLKELQTDYIDVLLLHGISSPEDLASREGALDAFREAKAAGKIRVIGCSTHIYTGPVMDAVIDHPELEVILTTANKEGKMLEGGPFDRHLEYIERAYSLGKGISIMKVIVAGDIPEADMPEWIEWGFNLETAHAINLGISDYRHITLDVELARASARRRLIQHKAA from the coding sequence ATGGAATATTTAACTTATGGAAAAACGGGTTTAGAAATCTCAAGGCTCTGCTTCGGTGCGGGACATCTCAATAACACCTGCGATAGTTACGAAGCCGGTGGCAAACTGATGTTGAAGGCTCTTGACGAAGGGATTACGTTCTGGGATACTGCTGAGGGTTATGGAAGTCAACCGCATCTCGGAGAGGCAGTACGTCATATTTATCGACACGAGGTTGTCATTCAAACGAAAACGGGTGCGAAAGACTACGAAGGTGCCTCCGCGAGCATTGCGCGTTCACTCAAGGAGTTGCAAACGGATTACATAGATGTCTTATTGCTGCACGGTATCTCTTCACCCGAAGATTTGGCATCGCGAGAGGGTGCGTTGGACGCGTTTCGAGAAGCGAAGGCGGCTGGCAAAATCCGAGTTATCGGTTGTTCTACGCATATCTACACAGGTCCCGTGATGGATGCGGTGATCGACCATCCAGAACTTGAAGTCATCCTGACGACAGCGAACAAAGAAGGCAAAATGTTAGAGGGGGGTCCCTTTGACAGACACCTTGAATACATTGAACGCGCGTATTCGCTCGGTAAAGGTATCAGTATCATGAAGGTTATCGTCGCAGGTGATATTCCAGAGGCAGACATGCCGGAATGGATTGAGTGGGGTTTTAACCTTGAAACGGCACATGCGATCAATCTCGGTATTAGTGATTACCGCCATATCACGTTGGATGTCGAACTTGCACGTGCCAGCGCAAGGCGACGCTTGATACAGCATAAGGCAGCATAA